One genomic window of Ziziphus jujuba cultivar Dongzao chromosome 4, ASM3175591v1 includes the following:
- the LOC132803566 gene encoding uncharacterized protein LOC132803566 yields the protein MSPEVTFKVKEDIKRLIKAGFIGIARYVEWLSNVVRVMKKNEKLEVCIDFQNLNLAIPMPMVDLLVDGAAKHIFIAEEDVPKTSFRCLGAIGTFEWVIILFSPKNVGATCQRAMNAIFHAMIGHLLNVYIDDVIVKSDAMKDHVVYLRKAFEQMNETQLKMNPLKCAFGVFVCVPKSTKREKDITSILESEMDPVEITSIFLTPWKLSFDGSQTQTLVRVEYEALIIDLEILKELGVYSGNN from the exons ATGTCACCAGAGGTCACATTTAAGGTGAAAGAAGACATTAAAAGGTTAATTAAGGCTGGCTTCATCGGGATAGCTCGATATGTAGAGTGGTTATCTAATGTAGTCCGAGTAATGAAGAAGAATGAAAAGCTCGAAGTATGTATTGAtttccaaaatttgaatttggctATACCTATGCCCATGGTTGATTTACTTGTGGATGGGGCTGCCAAGCAT ATTTTCATTGCAGAAGAAGATGTGCCAAAGACATCTTTTAGGTGCCTAGGTGCGATAGGAACATTTGAATGGGTCATCATATTGTTCAGTCCGAAGAATGTAGGAGCTACATGCCAGAGAGCTATGAATGCAATCTTCCATGCTATGATTGGGCATCTTTTGAATgtctatattgatgatgtcaTAGTGAAGTCGGATGCCATGAAAGATCATGTGGTTTATTTGAGAAAGGCATTCGAGCAGATGAATGAAACACAATTGAAGATGAATCCCCTGAAATGTGCATTTGGTGTCTTT GTATGTGTCCCAAAAAGCACTAAAAGGGAAAAAGACATAACTTCAATTTTGGAAAGTGAGATGGATCCAGTAGAGATAACTTCAATTTTCCTTACACCTTGGAAATTGAGTTTCGATGGATCACAGACACAAACTTTGGTAAGG GTCGAATATGAAGCTTTGATCATCgacttggaaattttgaaagaacTGGGAGTCTACAGTGGAAATAATTGA
- the LOC107417235 gene encoding senescence-specific cysteine protease SAG39 produces MGFSSQCQFIRVASILILGALAYEASARSLQDASSMAARHDEWMARFGRVYKDTNEKEKRFKTFQENVERIEAFNAAAKKAYKLSVNGFADLTNEEFKSSRNRFKGHICSSDSTTPFRYENVEAVPSSMDWRKKGAVTPIKDQGQCGSCWAFSAVAATEGITQLTTGKLISLSEQELVDCDKTSDDQGCEGGLMDDAFEFIQKNNGISSEANYPYQAADGTCNTQKEANRAAKITGHEDVPANSEAALLKAVANQPVSVAIDAGGFEFQFYSSGVFTGSCGTELDHGVAAVGYGTSEDGTKYWLVKNSWGTQWGEEGYIRMQRDVEAKEGLCGIAMQASYPTA; encoded by the exons ATGGGTTTCAGTAGCCAGTGCCAATTCATCCGTGTGGCCTCGATCCTCATTTTGGGAGCCTTGGCTTACGAAGCCTCAGCTCGGAGTCTTCAAGATGCATCATCCATGGCCGCAAGGCATGACGAGTGGATGGCTCGTTTTGGACGTGTCTATAAGGACACCAACGAGAAAGAAAAGCGTTTCAAGACTTTCCAGGAAAATGTTGAAAGAATTGAAGCTTTCAATGCTGCTGCAAAGAAAGCTTACAAGCTAAGCGTCAATGGATTTGCAGATCTCACAAACGAAGAGTTCAAATCCTCAAGGAACAGATTCAAGGGTCATATTTGTTCTTCAGACTCCACTACTCCTTTCCGGTATGAAAATGTTGAGGCTGTTCCTTCTTCTATGGATTGGAGAAAGAAAGGAGCTGTCACACCCATCAAGGACCAAGGCCAGTGTG GATCTTGTTGGGCATTTTCGGCTGTGGCAGCTACAGAAGGAATTACACAGCTTACAACTGGGAAATTGATCTCCTTATCAGAGCAAGAGCTGGTTGACTGTGACAAGACCAGTGACGACCAGGGCTGTGAGGGCGGTTTGATGGACGATGCCTTTGAATTTATACAGAAAAATAATGGCATCAGCTCAGAAGCTAACTATCCTTATCAGGCTGCTGATGGTACTTGTAATACCCAAAAAGAAGCCAACCGTGCAGCCAAGATTACTGGCCATGAAGATGTGCCTGCCAACAGTGAAGCCGCCCTGCTTAAGGCGGTGGCTAATCAGCCTGTTTCGGTCGCCATTGATGCTGGTGGGTTTGAATTTCAGTTTTATTCGAGCGGGGTGTTTACAGGTAGCTGTGGAACAGAGCTAGACCATGGTGTTGCAGCTGTTGGATATGGGACAAGTGAGGATGGGACAAAGTATTGGCTAGTGAAGAACTCATGGGGAACACAATGGGGTGAAGAAGGATACATAAGGATGCAGAGGGATGTTGAAGCGAAGGAAGGTCTCTGTGGCATCGCTATGCAAGCTTCTTACCCCACTGCATGA